A genomic stretch from Corynebacterium faecale includes:
- a CDS encoding DMT family transporter, giving the protein MSHGRAVMILLFGTACLAFTAIWVKGANFEPATSVVLRCWLPMALFIPFAIREYKKKGGINKAGFFWSAVAGFILGIDFTAWNYSIFFVGAGIASVLLNLQVIILPVLAFVIDRERIPKSYWFVLPIMSVGIVAVGGVFDMLLPGYEAAAGPAEVWGVPTAVMGTLAGLTSGVCYGVYLYTSRKATVVNPGKYVQPIAIVSIFQGIAPIIWMFIRGEGFNFTQGVMIDGQLPLENPEAMAGDPITAMNWVNMILLAVLGQFIAWTFVQIGSSNMNATLSGGLLLLSPVSTIFIAAAIYTEIPTMLQVMGVILVLGAVGYQNGLFTIFTKKKTPEVEHPENLPDMGHLGTGGREADSVVSIVGGSEETDKART; this is encoded by the coding sequence ATGAGCCACGGTCGAGCCGTCATGATTCTGCTGTTCGGCACCGCGTGTCTCGCATTCACCGCCATCTGGGTCAAGGGAGCCAACTTCGAGCCAGCCACCTCAGTTGTCCTCCGCTGTTGGCTGCCAATGGCACTCTTCATCCCCTTCGCTATCCGCGAATACAAGAAGAAGGGCGGCATCAACAAGGCCGGTTTCTTCTGGTCTGCAGTCGCCGGCTTCATCCTGGGTATTGACTTCACGGCCTGGAACTACTCAATCTTCTTCGTCGGAGCCGGTATCGCTTCGGTGCTGCTGAACCTCCAGGTCATCATCCTCCCGGTCCTGGCCTTCGTCATCGACCGTGAGCGCATCCCGAAGTCCTACTGGTTCGTTCTCCCGATCATGTCCGTCGGTATCGTCGCAGTCGGTGGTGTCTTCGACATGCTGCTGCCAGGTTATGAAGCTGCTGCAGGCCCCGCTGAGGTATGGGGAGTTCCGACCGCGGTCATGGGTACTCTCGCTGGTCTGACCTCCGGTGTTTGTTACGGTGTTTACCTCTACACCTCCCGTAAGGCCACCGTGGTCAACCCGGGCAAGTATGTCCAGCCGATCGCGATCGTCTCCATCTTCCAGGGTATTGCGCCCATCATCTGGATGTTCATCCGCGGCGAAGGCTTCAACTTCACCCAGGGTGTCATGATCGATGGTCAGCTCCCGCTTGAGAATCCCGAGGCCATGGCTGGCGATCCCATCACCGCTATGAACTGGGTCAACATGATCCTGCTCGCTGTGCTCGGCCAGTTCATCGCCTGGACCTTCGTCCAGATCGGTTCCTCCAACATGAACGCAACCCTCTCCGGCGGCCTGCTGCTGCTGTCCCCGGTCTCCACTATCTTCATCGCTGCCGCGATCTACACTGAGATCCCAACGATGCTGCAGGTGATGGGTGTCATCCTAGTCTTGGGTGCGGTTGGTTATCAGAATGGTCTGTTTACAATCTTCACCAAGAAGAAAACCCCTGAAGTCGAACACCCAGAGAATCTTCCTGACATGGGTCATCTCGGCACCGGGGGGAGAGAAGCAGACAGTGTCGTCAGTATCGTAGGTGGCTCCGAGGAAACTGACAAGGCTAGAACTTAG
- a CDS encoding DMT family transporter codes for MSHGRAVWILMIGTACLAFTAIWVKGANFEPATSVVLRCWLPMVIFIPFAYREYKKKGGINKAGFFWSAVAGFILGIDFTAWNYSIFFVGAGIASVLLNLQVIILPVLAFVIDRERIPKSYWFVLPIMSVGIVAVGGVFDMLLPGYEAAAGPAEVWGVPTAVMGTLAGLTSGVCYGVYLYTSRKATVVNPGKYVQPIAIVSIFQGFAPIIWMFMRGEGFNFTQGVMIDGQLPLENPEAMAGDPITAMNWVNMILLAVLGQFIAWTFVQIGSSNMNATVSGGLLLLSPVSTIFIAAAIYAEIPTLLQVAGVVLVLGAVSYQNGLHTLVMKRRDPMSFHEEDVAKGIPHDDEGGGGTVTATGNSDTPGKLDS; via the coding sequence ATGAGCCATGGCCGTGCGGTATGGATTCTGATGATCGGTACTGCCTGCCTTGCGTTTACCGCCATCTGGGTTAAGGGTGCCAACTTCGAGCCGGCCACTTCGGTGGTTCTTCGCTGTTGGTTGCCGATGGTCATCTTCATTCCGTTCGCCTATCGCGAATATAAGAAGAAGGGTGGCATCAACAAGGCCGGTTTCTTCTGGTCTGCAGTTGCAGGCTTCATCCTGGGTATTGACTTCACGGCCTGGAACTATTCAATCTTCTTCGTCGGAGCCGGTATCGCTTCGGTGCTGCTGAACCTTCAGGTGATCATCCTCCCGGTCCTGGCTTTTGTCATCGACCGTGAGCGCATTCCTAAGTCCTACTGGTTCGTTCTCCCGATCATGTCCGTCGGTATCGTCGCAGTCGGTGGTGTCTTCGACATGCTGCTGCCAGGTTATGAAGCTGCTGCAGGTCCTGCTGAGGTGTGGGGAGTTCCGACCGCGGTCATGGGTACTCTCGCTGGTCTGACCTCGGGTGTTTGTTACGGTGTTTACCTCTATACCTCCCGTAAGGCCACCGTGGTCAACCCGGGCAAGTATGTCCAGCCGATTGCGATCGTCTCCATCTTCCAGGGTTTTGCACCGATCATCTGGATGTTCATGCGTGGCGAAGGCTTCAACTTCACCCAGGGTGTCATGATCGATGGTCAGCTCCCGCTTGAGAACCCGGAGGCCATGGCTGGCGATCCCATCACTGCTATGAACTGGGTCAATATGATCCTGCTCGCTGTGCTCGGCCAGTTCATCGCCTGGACCTTCGTCCAGATCGGTTCCTCCAACATGAACGCAACCGTGTCCGGCGGCCTGCTGCTGCTGTCCCCGGTGTCCACCATCTTCATCGCTGCCGCGATCTATGCCGAGATTCCAACCCTGCTTCAGGTCGCCGGAGTGGTTCTGGTGCTGGGTGCGGTGAGTTACCAGAATGGCTTGCACACTCTGGTCATGAAGAGAAGGGATCCCATGTCCTTCCATGAGGAAGACGTGGCCAAGGGGATCCCCCATGATGATGAAGGGGGTGGCGGGACTGTCACGGCGACAGGTAACTCCGACACCCCCGGAAAGCTCGATTCGTGA
- a CDS encoding urease subunit gamma, which translates to MHLSAREQEKLLIVVAADVARRRKDRGLKLNHPEAVSYITAEVMEGARDGRTVAELMSSGAEILTKADVMDGVAEMIPDIQVEATFPDGTKLVTVHDPIR; encoded by the coding sequence ATGCACCTTTCAGCACGCGAGCAGGAGAAGCTTCTCATTGTTGTTGCCGCAGATGTGGCACGGCGTCGCAAGGACCGCGGTTTGAAGCTCAACCACCCAGAGGCAGTCTCCTACATCACCGCTGAGGTGATGGAGGGAGCACGTGACGGTCGCACCGTCGCCGAGCTGATGAGCTCTGGAGCGGAAATTCTCACCAAGGCTGACGTCATGGACGGCGTTGCAGAGATGATCCCGGACATCCAGGTTGAGGCAACGTTCCCTGATGGCACCAAGCTGGTCACCGTCCACGATCCGATCCGATAA
- a CDS encoding urease subunit beta, with protein MKPGEYFISTDGPIVCNDGYEAITLDVVNTGDRPIQVGSHYHFAEINKAVEFDRDAARGKRLDIPSGTAVRLEPGDKRSVQLIDFGGAREVHGFNDEINGPLS; from the coding sequence ATGAAACCTGGCGAGTACTTCATCAGCACCGACGGCCCCATTGTCTGTAACGATGGCTATGAAGCCATCACCCTCGACGTGGTTAACACCGGCGACCGCCCCATCCAGGTCGGTTCCCACTACCACTTCGCGGAAATCAACAAGGCGGTCGAATTCGACCGCGATGCCGCCCGTGGCAAGCGTCTCGACATCCCATCCGGCACCGCAGTACGTCTCGAGCCCGGCGATAAGCGAAGCGTTCAGCTGATCGACTTCGGCGGAGCCCGTGAGGTTCACGGCTTCAACGACGAAATCAACGGCCCGCTCAGCTAA
- the ureC gene encoding urease subunit alpha, which yields MSFEMNRQQYAELFGPTTGDGVRLADTDLVLRVEKDLTSYGDEVRFGGGKTIRDGMGQNGRLTREEGVPDTVITGALILDYTGIYKADIGIREGRISGIGKAGNPDVQDDITIPIGASTDIIAGEHMIITAGAIDTHIHFISPDQVDTALGNGTTTLIGGGTGPSVGTKATTITSGSWHIQRMIEATQDLPINVGFLGKGHASTLKPLEDQIRGGAIGLKIHEDWGSTPSSIDKTLTAADNLDFQVAIHTDTLNEGGYLEDTVRAIDGRVIHTFHTEGAGGGHAPDIIKIAELPHVLPASTNPTLPYTKNTIDEHLDMLMVCHHLNPDIPEDVAFADSRIRGATIGAEDVLHDLGVFSITSSDSQAMGRVGEVVLRTWQVAHQNKKQRGPLEGDSEGNDNNRIKRYVSKYTINPAIAQGIAHEVGSIEVGKFADIVIWEPRFFGIKPSIVLKGGQIVMSAMGDSNGSIPTPQPVTHRRSFGSLGTAVHSSSLTFLPTVALEDGLPDKLNTTRTFAEAKNMRNITKADLKFNSATPSIEVDPQTYEVRVDGEVITSQPSDELPMAQRYFLF from the coding sequence ATGTCTTTTGAGATGAATCGTCAGCAGTACGCGGAGCTTTTCGGACCAACCACCGGTGACGGTGTGCGTCTGGCCGATACCGACCTGGTTCTCCGCGTCGAAAAAGATCTGACCAGCTACGGCGATGAAGTCCGCTTCGGTGGCGGCAAGACCATTCGCGATGGCATGGGCCAGAACGGTCGCCTCACCCGCGAGGAAGGCGTCCCGGACACTGTCATCACCGGCGCCCTCATCCTTGACTACACCGGAATCTACAAGGCTGATATCGGCATCCGCGAGGGCCGCATCTCCGGAATCGGCAAGGCGGGTAACCCGGATGTTCAGGATGACATCACCATCCCGATCGGTGCCAGCACAGATATCATCGCTGGTGAGCACATGATCATCACCGCCGGTGCGATCGATACCCACATTCACTTTATTTCCCCAGACCAGGTTGATACCGCGCTGGGCAACGGCACCACCACCCTCATCGGTGGCGGAACCGGACCTTCCGTGGGCACCAAGGCCACCACCATCACCTCTGGCTCCTGGCATATCCAGCGCATGATCGAAGCAACCCAGGACCTGCCGATCAACGTCGGTTTCCTGGGCAAGGGTCACGCCTCCACCCTCAAGCCACTCGAGGATCAGATCCGTGGTGGTGCCATCGGCCTGAAGATCCACGAGGACTGGGGCTCCACCCCGTCTTCCATCGATAAGACCCTGACCGCTGCTGACAACCTGGACTTCCAGGTCGCGATCCACACTGACACCCTCAACGAGGGTGGTTATCTGGAGGACACTGTCCGCGCGATTGATGGTCGCGTCATCCACACCTTCCACACTGAGGGTGCCGGTGGCGGACACGCTCCGGATATCATCAAGATCGCCGAGCTTCCCCATGTTCTGCCTGCGTCCACCAACCCGACGCTGCCGTACACCAAGAACACCATCGATGAGCACCTGGACATGCTCATGGTCTGCCACCACCTGAACCCGGATATTCCGGAGGATGTTGCCTTCGCCGACTCCCGTATCCGTGGTGCCACCATTGGCGCGGAGGACGTACTGCACGATCTGGGCGTTTTCTCCATCACCTCATCTGACTCCCAGGCCATGGGCCGTGTCGGTGAAGTGGTGCTGCGTACCTGGCAGGTTGCCCACCAGAACAAGAAGCAGCGTGGCCCGCTGGAGGGTGACTCCGAGGGCAATGACAACAACCGCATCAAGCGCTATGTGTCCAAGTACACCATCAACCCGGCGATTGCCCAGGGTATCGCCCACGAGGTCGGATCCATCGAGGTGGGCAAGTTCGCTGACATCGTGATCTGGGAGCCACGTTTCTTCGGCATCAAGCCCTCCATCGTGCTCAAGGGCGGACAGATCGTGATGAGCGCCATGGGCGATTCCAATGGTTCCATCCCGACCCCTCAGCCGGTTACCCACCGCCGTTCCTTCGGCTCCCTGGGCACCGCTGTCCACAGCTCCTCCCTCACCTTCCTGCCCACCGTGGCACTGGAGGATGGACTGCCGGACAAGCTGAACACCACGCGCACCTTCGCAGAAGCTAAGAACATGCGCAATATCACCAAGGCGGATCTGAAGTTCAACTCCGCCACCCCGAGCATCGAGGTCGATCCCCAGACCTATGAGGTTCGCGTGGACGGCGAGGTCATCACCTCCCAGCCATCCGACGAGCTTCCGATGGCTCAGCGCTACTTCCTCTTCTAG
- the ureE gene encoding urease accessory protein UreE, translating to MLITEILGNRSELTESELNGKKEERLVLTNLDLTKRIQRGTTDAGREIGLRLPSTFRELRDGDILSNEDDALITVAVEPSDVLVIRAESIYEMAFVAHSLGNRHLQAQFFDADSEYGQAVMVVQYDHTVEHFLDHAKAPYTREQRVMPEAFRHAEHSH from the coding sequence TTGTTAATCACTGAAATCCTCGGCAACCGGTCTGAACTGACCGAATCCGAGCTCAACGGGAAAAAGGAAGAGCGTCTCGTGCTCACCAACCTGGATCTGACCAAGCGGATCCAGCGTGGCACCACCGACGCGGGCCGGGAAATCGGCCTCCGCCTCCCCAGTACATTCCGTGAGCTCCGTGATGGCGATATTCTCTCCAACGAGGATGACGCGCTGATCACCGTGGCTGTTGAACCCTCCGATGTCCTGGTCATCCGCGCCGAGTCCATCTATGAGATGGCCTTTGTCGCGCACTCCCTGGGCAACCGCCACCTCCAGGCACAGTTCTTCGATGCCGATTCTGAATATGGCCAGGCAGTCATGGTGGTTCAGTATGACCACACCGTTGAGCACTTCCTCGACCATGCCAAGGCTCCGTACACCCGCGAGCAGCGCGTCATGCCCGAGGCTTTCCGCCATGCCGAGCACTCCCACTGA
- a CDS encoding urease accessory protein UreF — protein MPSTPTDTQVGSPQALLTMLHLTDSALPTGGFSHSLGLENYLQRDIVNSPDTFSRWMYAYIRQASFNDALVAKLTAEAVRQPHADAVKELAQLDALAHTTLVPRQIRDANASMGGRMVKIIEVAVPDHPLVQWYAEAVRDGHAYGCPALAHGLALSAVGLDTEMVVRSYLMQTTASLTQNTIRGIPIGQNAGQKVLVGSYPVIEEAVATTMGHGYLDLGAAAPGLEIAQMQHESLRSRMFMS, from the coding sequence ATGCCGAGCACTCCCACTGACACGCAGGTCGGCAGCCCCCAGGCGCTGCTGACCATGCTCCACCTGACAGATTCCGCGCTCCCCACCGGCGGGTTCAGCCACTCCCTGGGACTGGAGAACTATCTGCAGCGTGACATTGTCAACTCACCCGACACGTTTTCCCGCTGGATGTATGCCTATATCCGACAGGCGAGTTTCAATGACGCACTCGTCGCAAAGCTCACTGCGGAGGCCGTAAGGCAACCGCATGCCGACGCCGTCAAGGAACTCGCGCAATTGGATGCGCTGGCGCACACCACGTTGGTGCCGCGCCAGATCCGCGACGCGAACGCGTCGATGGGTGGGCGGATGGTCAAGATCATCGAGGTGGCGGTTCCTGATCACCCGCTGGTCCAGTGGTACGCCGAAGCGGTCCGCGACGGACATGCCTACGGCTGCCCGGCGCTGGCGCATGGTTTGGCGCTGAGCGCGGTTGGTCTGGATACCGAGATGGTGGTGCGGAGCTACCTGATGCAGACCACCGCATCACTCACCCAGAACACCATCCGCGGTATCCCCATCGGACAAAATGCAGGTCAGAAGGTCCTCGTCGGGTCCTACCCTGTGATCGAGGAAGCCGTGGCCACCACCATGGGACACGGTTACCTGGATCTCGGTGCCGCGGCCCCCGGGCTGGAAATTGCACAGATGCAGCACGAATCCCTCCGCTCGCGAATGTTCATGTCTTAA
- the ureG gene encoding urease accessory protein UreG, with the protein MEPIKIGIGGPVGSGKTQLIERITRALNGKVSMAAITNDIYTLEDAKILARESVLPESRIIGVETGGCPHTAIREDTSMNDAAYTELVKNNPDLEVVFIESGGDNLSATFSPELVDFSVYIIDVAQGEKIPRKAGQGMIKSDLFIINKTDLAPHVGADLSVMESDSKHFRGEKPFVFTNLKTDDGLDKVLEWLRKDVLMKDLVD; encoded by the coding sequence ATGGAACCCATCAAGATTGGTATCGGCGGACCCGTCGGATCAGGCAAGACCCAGTTGATCGAGCGCATCACCCGCGCCCTGAACGGCAAGGTGTCAATGGCTGCCATCACCAACGACATTTACACCCTCGAAGATGCCAAGATCCTGGCCCGTGAATCCGTGCTCCCCGAGAGCCGCATCATCGGTGTGGAAACCGGTGGCTGCCCCCACACCGCCATCCGTGAAGACACCTCCATGAACGATGCCGCCTACACAGAATTGGTGAAAAACAACCCGGACCTGGAAGTTGTCTTCATCGAATCCGGTGGCGACAATCTCTCTGCCACCTTCTCCCCGGAGCTGGTTGATTTCTCCGTCTACATCATCGACGTCGCCCAGGGTGAGAAGATCCCCCGCAAGGCCGGTCAGGGCATGATCAAGTCCGATCTCTTCATCATCAACAAGACCGACCTCGCACCCCATGTGGGCGCGGATCTGTCCGTGATGGAATCCGACTCCAAGCACTTCCGTGGTGAAAAGCCATTCGTGTTCACCAACCTCAAGACCGATGACGGCCTGGACAAGGTCCTCGAATGGCTCCGCAAGGACGTCCTGATGAAAGACCTGGTTGACTAA
- a CDS encoding urease accessory protein UreD — MPTDTLPHTQAGSRLPRFHTLRDPVGVLDLQITNQDGRSVAGRRYHEGALRLMRAHYLDDSGQVYYTIINPGGAYFGGDDYHFKIQLEENSSLLLTGQSATKVYKTPDNYSLQDFEVNLGPGAVFEYIPDQLIAYEDATYAQHMNVQMDPTASLLTAEIVTPGWAPDGSLFKFDEVRMRTAVQVGDDLALVDNLLVRPGDGSFSDDSLLFLEDQTHFATLIAVDQRIDGDLVKEIRALMEEHQATYTHKVLDAITLTDGPGLAVRAIGTYTEDLYSLIIMVANELRRRFRGQGPLELRKY, encoded by the coding sequence ATGCCCACCGACACGCTCCCACACACCCAGGCAGGCAGCCGTCTGCCACGGTTCCACACCCTCCGCGACCCGGTAGGGGTACTGGACCTCCAGATCACCAATCAGGATGGTCGTTCGGTGGCGGGCCGTCGTTACCATGAAGGCGCACTGCGCCTCATGCGGGCGCACTACCTGGATGATTCCGGGCAGGTCTACTACACCATCATCAACCCAGGTGGCGCCTACTTCGGTGGGGATGACTACCACTTCAAAATCCAGCTGGAAGAGAACTCCTCCCTCCTGCTGACCGGCCAGTCCGCCACCAAGGTGTACAAAACCCCTGACAACTACTCACTGCAGGACTTTGAGGTGAACCTCGGGCCCGGCGCGGTTTTCGAGTACATCCCCGACCAGCTCATCGCCTACGAGGACGCCACCTACGCCCAGCACATGAACGTGCAGATGGACCCCACGGCATCACTGCTCACCGCAGAGATAGTCACACCGGGTTGGGCACCTGACGGCTCCCTGTTCAAATTCGATGAGGTGCGCATGCGTACCGCAGTCCAGGTCGGCGACGACCTGGCACTGGTGGATAACCTACTGGTGCGTCCCGGTGACGGTTCCTTCAGCGATGATTCCCTGTTGTTCCTGGAGGACCAGACCCACTTTGCCACCCTCATCGCCGTGGATCAGCGCATCGACGGCGACCTGGTCAAGGAAATCCGTGCCCTGATGGAGGAACACCAGGCAACCTACACCCACAAGGTACTGGATGCCATCACCCTCACCGATGGGCCTGGCCTGGCAGTCCGTGCGATCGGCACCTACACCGAGGACCTGTACAGCCTCATCATCATGGTGGCCAATGAGCTGCGGCGTCGTTTCCGTGGCCAGGGTCCCCTGGAGTTGCGTAAGTACTAG
- a CDS encoding GNAT family N-acetyltransferase, translating to MIIIREITQQDNAAMKEIIQDSLEAHGLDIPGSAYFDPQLGELFQFYDRLPGAHYWVVEMEDVVVGGVGIAPFGDIGGVCELQKLYLRPKAQGRGLSRKLMDEALIFAARHYEQCYLETMHSLTTACILYRKYGFRLLSEPLPGSGHSAMDAWYLKDL from the coding sequence ATGATCATCATTCGGGAGATCACCCAACAAGATAATGCTGCGATGAAAGAGATCATCCAGGATTCGCTGGAGGCGCATGGTCTCGACATTCCGGGATCTGCGTATTTCGATCCCCAGCTCGGAGAGTTGTTCCAGTTCTATGACAGACTGCCCGGTGCTCATTATTGGGTCGTGGAGATGGAGGACGTGGTTGTCGGTGGGGTGGGGATAGCCCCGTTCGGTGATATTGGAGGGGTGTGTGAGCTTCAGAAATTGTATCTGCGACCCAAGGCCCAAGGTCGGGGACTGTCCCGGAAGCTCATGGATGAAGCCCTCATCTTTGCCGCCAGGCATTATGAGCAGTGTTATCTGGAGACCATGCACTCGCTGACAACTGCCTGCATCCTGTACCGGAAATATGGTTTCAGACTTCTCTCCGAACCGCTGCCCGGTTCCGGACATTCCGCGATGGATGCCTGGTACCTGAAGGATCTATAG
- a CDS encoding ABC transporter ATP-binding protein: MIHGDNISYAYGRNVVVDGITITIPEHGTVGLVGPNGCGKTTLLRTLYGSLQPDGGEVTVNDKPLHKVPRKALSRTLAVVAQEQASDLPMVVADLVMLGRMPHQGLASRPSKEDERIVGEVLEQVGVLNLADRDFTDLSGGERQRVLIARALAQEATHILLDEPTNHLDIRYQHEVLSLLAELPTSCAVVLHDLNLAARYCDHVLVMQDGRVVAQGAPTEVFTPEILEPIYGIQVRRFDFDGEMNLVFRQLSHQPLAKQYRVLTSAA; the protein is encoded by the coding sequence ATGATCCACGGTGACAACATCAGCTACGCCTACGGACGCAACGTCGTGGTGGACGGCATCACCATCACCATCCCCGAACACGGCACCGTGGGGCTCGTAGGCCCCAACGGATGCGGCAAAACCACCCTGCTGCGAACCCTGTACGGATCTCTGCAACCCGATGGAGGTGAAGTGACCGTGAATGACAAACCCCTCCATAAGGTACCCCGCAAAGCATTGTCACGAACCCTGGCCGTCGTGGCACAGGAACAAGCCTCCGACCTGCCCATGGTGGTTGCCGATCTGGTCATGCTCGGACGCATGCCACACCAGGGACTGGCCTCGCGCCCATCCAAAGAGGACGAACGCATCGTGGGAGAAGTGCTGGAACAGGTGGGCGTCCTGAACCTGGCGGACCGTGACTTCACCGACCTCTCCGGTGGCGAACGCCAACGCGTCCTCATCGCCCGCGCCCTGGCACAGGAAGCCACCCACATCCTCCTGGATGAACCCACCAACCACCTGGACATCCGATACCAACACGAGGTGCTCAGCCTGCTCGCGGAACTCCCCACCAGCTGCGCGGTGGTCCTCCACGACCTCAACCTGGCAGCCCGCTACTGCGATCACGTCCTGGTCATGCAAGACGGCCGTGTAGTCGCCCAGGGAGCCCCCACCGAAGTGTTCACCCCTGAGATCCTCGAACCCATCTACGGCATCCAGGTGCGACGCTTCGACTTCGACGGTGAGATGAATCTGGTATTCCGTCAACTCTCCCACCAGCCGCTTGCCAAGCAGTACCGCGTGCTCACCAGTGCGGCCTGA
- a CDS encoding ABC transporter substrate-binding protein, with the protein MNSRIRIITATLALGALLPITACAGSDDTADGENGGAGGTDGTDAAISVENCGDTVTFDAAPQRVTLLDNPSVSTLAALGVLDRVTAKAGLYPTEYYSDDVAAQLEEIHTLTDQVDATGHLQISRETVVETRPDVVIGSSDTVNRQTLGSNGIPLLDEPAFCGSLEGEVTFDDVYDQVDLYGTVFDREAEATAFIDELKNRVAEVADTVPDSEDRTVAVLFPTPGSSVIYAYGTGSMSYPLVDAAGLDNVFGDETERIFEVTAEELINRNPDIIITLHTDDNVDAIINTIKDLPGANAMTAVQNDTIHPMLLSFAEPPSPLTVDGLENLATYLEETR; encoded by the coding sequence ATGAACAGTCGTATCCGAATCATCACCGCCACCCTCGCCCTGGGCGCGTTGCTTCCGATCACCGCCTGCGCGGGTTCCGATGACACCGCGGACGGGGAGAACGGTGGCGCTGGTGGCACTGACGGCACTGATGCTGCGATCAGCGTGGAGAACTGCGGGGACACCGTCACCTTTGACGCGGCCCCGCAACGCGTGACCCTCCTGGACAATCCTTCCGTGTCCACCCTGGCTGCACTCGGTGTGCTTGACCGGGTAACCGCCAAGGCCGGGCTGTATCCCACCGAGTACTACAGCGATGATGTGGCCGCCCAGCTGGAGGAGATCCACACCCTGACAGATCAGGTGGACGCAACGGGGCATCTCCAGATCTCGCGGGAAACCGTCGTGGAGACCAGACCGGATGTGGTCATCGGATCCTCGGATACCGTCAACCGCCAGACCCTCGGAAGCAACGGCATCCCCCTCCTGGATGAACCCGCCTTCTGTGGCTCCCTGGAAGGCGAAGTCACCTTCGATGATGTCTATGACCAGGTTGACCTCTACGGCACCGTCTTTGACCGGGAGGCCGAGGCAACGGCCTTTATCGACGAGTTGAAGAACCGGGTAGCCGAGGTGGCGGATACGGTACCGGACAGCGAGGATCGCACCGTTGCTGTCCTCTTCCCCACACCCGGATCCTCAGTCATCTACGCCTATGGAACCGGATCCATGTCCTACCCACTCGTGGACGCCGCGGGCCTGGACAACGTCTTCGGCGATGAAACCGAGCGGATCTTCGAAGTAACCGCAGAGGAACTGATCAACCGCAACCCCGACATCATCATCACCCTGCATACCGATGACAACGTGGACGCCATCATCAACACAATCAAAGACCTACCCGGCGCCAATGCCATGACCGCAGTCCAAAATGACACGATTCACCCCATGCTGCTCAGCTTCGCAGAACCACCGAGCCCACTGACCGTCGACGGCCTGGAGAACCTGGCCACCTACCTTGAGGAGACCCGATGA